The Streptomyces racemochromogenes DNA segment GTGCCGGGAGGCCAGGACGCACAGGCGACCCGTCTCCAGGTGGAACGCCGTCGCGTCGGGGCGGCCCGACAGGGGGTGCAGGACCACCGTGAGGTCGTACTCGCGGCCCTGGAGCCGGTTCGCGGTGTCCACCGTGACCCCCGTGACGCCGAGGGACGCCAGCGCCGTACGGACCGCCGCCGCCTGGTCGCGGTGGGCGGTGCCGACGGCGATGCGGTCCGCCGTCAGCGGGGTGGGGGCGGGGGAGCGTTCGTCGGAGGTCACCGCGCCCCGGTCCAGTGCCCGGCGCACCACCAGCGCCACCGCCCCCACCGCCTCCGGGTCCGTCCGCGGGGTGTGCCGGGCCGGCAGCTCCAGCAGCCCCCAGCCCGACGCGGCGGCCTCGTCCAGCACCCGGTCCGGGCCCGAGCCGTCGCCCGCGACCCCGTACGCGAGGCGCCGCTCGCCGGGGCCGGTGCCGCTGCGGAACTGCGAGTACGGGTAGAAGGCGCGCGAGACCAGCGGCGCCGCCGTCGCCGGCAGCCGCCACGACACCGGCAGCCGGTGCTGCGGCAGCCCGGGGTTGTGCGCGAGGAGGGTGGAGACCGCCGACGCCGAAGGGTCGTACGACAGCCCGGCCCACTGCTCCGCGCCGACCACGCTGAACGGGTCCAGCTGCCCCGGGTCGCCCACGAACAGCGCCCGCTCGAACAGCCCGGCCACCGCCAGCAGCGCGTCCGAGCGCATCTGGTACGCCTCGTCGACGATCGCGTGCTCCCACGGCGCGTCGGCCTTCACGTACGCCCACTTGGCGGCCGTGGAGATGGTGACCGGCAGCTCCGCCAGGTCCGCCGGCTTGGCCGACAGGGTGACCGACGGGAGCCCGCGCAGCGCCGGGTCGTAGGCGTCGCCGTCACTGCTGTGCAGCCGGCCCACCTTCAGCTCCGGGTCCTTCTCGGCGAGCCGCAGCACCAGGTCGTCGACCTGCGCGTTGGTCTGCGCGACCACCATCAGCCGGCGCCCGGCCGCGGCCAGCTCCCGGGCCGCCCGCACCACGAGCGTCGACTTGCCGGCGCCCGGCGGGGAGTCCACCACCACGCCCCGCGCGGTGCCGTGCAGGGTGTCGTGGAGGATTGCGGCGGTGGCCCGGTCGGCGGCCGCGCCCGGGTCGAAGGCGGCGGTCACAGCAGGTCCTCGTCGGTCACGGCGTCCAGGGCGGGGGCGGCGGCGGTCGCGGAGCCCGGCGGCCCGCCGTGCGTCCACGGGGTGTGCTCCGGGTCGGGCAGCTTCGGGCCGCCGCGCGCGTCGTGCTCGAACAGGGTCCAGCAGTCCCGGTCGCCCTTCTCCGGCACCGAGCCCGCCACCGGCTCCCGGCCCGCGCCCATCTTGTCGAGCACGCGCAGCACCAGCTGCCCGTCCTCCTCGTACCGCACGAACTCGAAGGCCTGCTGCCGACCGTCCAGCGAGCGGAACACCTTCCCGCCGCCCGCGTCCGCCAGCTGCGGCCGGTCCTCGGTGGCCACCGTCACCAGGGGGCGCGGCCGGGGGCGCTTGCCCTCGGACCACTCCATCAGCACCTCGGTGACCTCCCCGGCGAAGGCCTCGCCCGCGAACCGCC contains these protein-coding regions:
- a CDS encoding AAA domain-containing protein encodes the protein MTAAFDPGAAADRATAAILHDTLHGTARGVVVDSPPGAGKSTLVVRAARELAAAGRRLMVVAQTNAQVDDLVLRLAEKDPELKVGRLHSSDGDAYDPALRGLPSVTLSAKPADLAELPVTISTAAKWAYVKADAPWEHAIVDEAYQMRSDALLAVAGLFERALFVGDPGQLDPFSVVGAEQWAGLSYDPSASAVSTLLAHNPGLPQHRLPVSWRLPATAAPLVSRAFYPYSQFRSGTGPGERRLAYGVAGDGSGPDRVLDEAAASGWGLLELPARHTPRTDPEAVGAVALVVRRALDRGAVTSDERSPAPTPLTADRIAVGTAHRDQAAAVRTALASLGVTGVTVDTANRLQGREYDLTVVLHPLSGRPDATAFHLETGRLCVLASRHRHACVVVARAGIAELLDDHPSTEPVQLGVTVKFPDGWEANHSVLAHLAEHRVPWRP